The genomic stretch ATCGAGCAAGGAAAATAACAGATGCATTTAGAAAGTATTGTTTTAAGAAATTTCCGGAATTACGAAAACTTAGAACTAGAATTTTCCCCATCTGTTAATGTTTTTCTTGGTGAGAATGCACAAGGTAAAACCAACCTTTTAGAAGCCGTATTGATGCTTGCACTTGCAAAGTCACATCGGACAACGAATGATAAAGATTTTATTATGTGGGAAAAAGAAGAAGCCAAGATGGAAGGGCGAATAGCAAAGCACGGACAATCAGTGCCTTTAGAGCTTGCTATCACCCAAAAAGGTAAGCGAGCTAAAGTAAATCATTTGGAACAAAAGAAACTTAGCCAATATGTCGGTAACTTGAATGTGGTTATTTTTGCCCCAGAAGATTTATCGCTTGTGAAGGGCGCTCCAGGAATTAGACGTCGGTTTTTGAATATGGAAATTGGACAAATGCAGCCGATTTATTTGCATAATCTAAGTGAATACCAACGAATATTGCAACAACGGAACCAATATTTGAAGATGTTGCAAATGAAACGAAAAGTAGATCCAATATTACTCGATATTTTGACTGAACAGTTCGCAGATGTCGCCATTAATTTGACGAAAAGACGAGCTGATTTCATTCAAAAACTAGAGGCATATGCGGCGCCAATTCATCACCAAATTTCCCGAGGACTTGAGACGCTGAAAATTGAGTATAAAGCTTCCATCACGCTAAATGGGGACGATCCCGAAGTGTGGAAAGCAGATTTGCTCCAAAAAATAGAATCAATCAAACAAAGAGAAATCGACCGTGGTGTCACGCTTATTGGACCACATCGG from Listeria monocytogenes ATCC 19117 encodes the following:
- the recF gene encoding DNA replication/repair protein RecF (All proteins in this family for which functions are known are DNA-binding proteins that assist the filamentation of RecA onto DNA for the initiation of recombination or recombinational repair.), which gives rise to MHLESIVLRNFRNYENLELEFSPSVNVFLGENAQGKTNLLEAVLMLALAKSHRTTNDKDFIMWEKEEAKMEGRIAKHGQSVPLELAITQKGKRAKVNHLEQKKLSQYVGNLNVVIFAPEDLSLVKGAPGIRRRFLNMEIGQMQPIYLHNLSEYQRILQQRNQYLKMLQMKRKVDPILLDILTEQFADVAINLTKRRADFIQKLEAYAAPIHHQISRGLETLKIEYKASITLNGDDPEVWKADLLQKIESIKQREIDRGVTLIGPHRDDSLFYINGQNVQDFGSQGQQRTTALSIKLAEIDLIHEETGEYPVLLLDDVLSELDDYRQSHLLGAIEGKVQTFVTTTSTSGIDHETLKQATTFYVEKGTVKKS